The Euzebya sp. genomic interval CGCGATCTGGGCGTCCTGACCCACGAACGCCCCCAACCCGTCATCGACCAGCACCGCCAGATCCGTCGGGTCGATCGCCCCCAGCACCTCATCCAGCTCGCTCAGCACGTCCTGCAGCTCGACCACCCGCTCGGGGTCGTCGACCACCTCGCCGTCGGCGATCGCCTCGCCCTCGTCGAAGGCTCCGTCGAAGCGGATCTCGACCTGCTTCTCGCCCAGCAGGGTCTTGCCCGTCACGGCGAAGACGGCGTCGCGGGGGATGCGGTACTGCGGCTCGAGGACGAGCTCGACGACGGCCTGGAGGTCGTCGCCCAGCCGGATCTCCCCGACCTCGCCCACGATCACGCCGCGGGCGACGACGTCCGAGCCGGAGATCAGCCCCTGGCCCGTCTCGCCCAACGTCACGGTGAAGCGGTACTGCTCGTCGAAGGCGCCCTGCGCGAAGCGCGTCCCGACGAACCCGACGGCCGCCAGGACGGCGGTGATCGCCAGGCCCGCGAGGGCGCGCAGCGCGGCAGAGCCAGCCATCAGGCGATTCTCACCGTGTTCCCGCCGCCGTAGAAGATGACGCTGAGGAGGAGGTTGAGCAGGACCACCCCGACCAGCGACACGCGGATGGCGCGGCCGACGGCGATGCCGACGCCGGCCGGGCCGCCGGTGGCGTTGTAGCCGTAGTAGCAGTGGACGAGCACGACGAAGATCGTGAAGACGACGGCCTTGACCAGGCTGTACAGCACGTCCTCGGTCGGCAGGAAGAGGTTGAAGTACTGGTCGTAGGCACCCGGTGAGACGTCGTAGTACTGGGTGACGATGATCTCCGACGCCGAGTAGCTGGTGAACAGCGCCAGAAGGTAGAGCGGGATGGCGAGGATGAGGGCCGCCCAGATCCTGGTGGACACCAGGTAGATGAGGGAGGGGACGCTCATCACCTCGAGGGCGTCGATCTCCTCGGATATGCGCATCGCGCCGAGCTCGGCGGTGAAGCCGGCCCCGATCTGCGCGGCCAGGGCGACGCCGGCGATGAGGGGGGTGATCTCACGGGTGTTGGCGAAGGACCCGACCAGGCCGACGTAGGCCTCCGCGCCGATCTGGTCGAGTGCGACGTACCCCTCCAACCCCACCGCGGTGCCGGTGAAGAACGCCAGCGACCCGATGACGAAGAACATGCCGCCGCCGAGGATGATCGCGCCGGCGCCGATGGCGACGTCGCTGATCAGCGCGAGGATGACCCCGCCGTACTTGAACGCGAGCGGCAGGCCCCGCAGGGACTCGAAGTAGAACGCGAACTGGTCGTAGAGGTTCTCGAACGGGCTGCCGAGGCGGCGTCCGACGCGGGCGATGGGGGCGGGGATGGCGGACACGCGCGTCAGACCTTCTGGGGGATGAGGTTGAAGTACATGGCCGTCAGCAGGAAGTTCTGGAAGAACAGCAGGATGAAGGTGATGACGACGGACGCCTGGACGGCGTCGCCGACGCCCTTCGGCCCGCCCTTCACCGTGAAGCCCTTGTAGCAGGCCACCGCTCCGGCGGTGAACCCGAAGAACACCGCCTTGGCGATCATCATCAGGAAGTCCGGCAGCTGGGCGAGGGCGGACAGCGAGCTGAAGTAGGCGCCGGTCGTGCCGCCCTGCACGGGGACCGCGAAGAACCAGCCGCCGAGGATGCCGGCCACCGCCACGATCGAGCAGAACAGCATCGAGCAGACGGTGGCGGCGATCAGCCGCGGGCCGATCAGCCGGTGCATCGGGTCGACGCCCATGACCTCCATCGCGTCGATCTCGTCGCGGATGCGGCGGCTGCCGATGTCGGCGGTCATCGCGCTGCCGCCGGCGCCGGCGATCAGCAGGGCGGTGGCGATCGGCGCCTGTTCGCGGACGGTGGCGAGCAGCAGGGCGGACCCGATCTGGCTCTCCGCGCCGAGCTGGCGGAAGAACGATCCGACGTGGAGGGCGATGATCATCCCGAACGGCACGGCGATCAGCACCAGCGGGATGGCCGAGACCTTGGTGATGAACCAGGCCTGGTCCTTGAACTCGCTGAACTGGAGGGGCCGGCGCCGCAACGACAGCACCCCGTCGAGCGCGATGGCGGTGATGCCACCGAGCTGGCCCAGGGTGTTGCGAACCTTGTCCATCACATCCGGCTCTCAGACTGCGGTCGTCGTCGGACACAACGACGGACCCGTTGCGGCGTCACGGTCGACTGCATGCGGTCGCAGGGCTCGGGGTCGGCGTCCGCGCGGCGGCGCCCTGGACTGCAGCACTTCGCTCGAGCCCTCCGGGGTCGCCTTCGTGGCTCGGCATCGTCAGAGCATAGGGTGTTGACTTCGTGAAGGTGAACATCCCGCAGCCGCCCGCCGCACCGCAGTCCGACCACGCTCGTAGGTCCGCGTCGGGGGGTGGCGCGTGACCGCCCCCGCGGGCCCGCTCGCCGGCGTCCGGGTCCTCGAGGTCCAGGGCATCGGCCCCGGACCGTTCGCCGCGATGGTGCTCGCCGACCTCGGCGCCGACGTGATCCGCATCGACCGGACCGCCGCCGGCGGGCTGACACTGGAGGGGCCGCCCGGGCAGGGCCACGACGTGATGGGCAGGTCGCGCCGCTCGGTCGCCGTCGACCTCAAGCAGGCCCGCGGCGTCGAGCTGGTCCTGCAGCTGGT includes:
- a CDS encoding MlaE family ABC transporter permease, whose product is MSAIPAPIARVGRRLGSPFENLYDQFAFYFESLRGLPLAFKYGGVILALISDVAIGAGAIILGGGMFFVIGSLAFFTGTAVGLEGYVALDQIGAEAYVGLVGSFANTREITPLIAGVALAAQIGAGFTAELGAMRISEEIDALEVMSVPSLIYLVSTRIWAALILAIPLYLLALFTSYSASEIIVTQYYDVSPGAYDQYFNLFLPTEDVLYSLVKAVVFTIFVVLVHCYYGYNATGGPAGVGIAVGRAIRVSLVGVVLLNLLLSVIFYGGGNTVRIA
- a CDS encoding MlaE family ABC transporter permease is translated as MDKVRNTLGQLGGITAIALDGVLSLRRRPLQFSEFKDQAWFITKVSAIPLVLIAVPFGMIIALHVGSFFRQLGAESQIGSALLLATVREQAPIATALLIAGAGGSAMTADIGSRRIRDEIDAMEVMGVDPMHRLIGPRLIAATVCSMLFCSIVAVAGILGGWFFAVPVQGGTTGAYFSSLSALAQLPDFLMMIAKAVFFGFTAGAVACYKGFTVKGGPKGVGDAVQASVVITFILLFFQNFLLTAMYFNLIPQKV
- a CDS encoding MlaD family protein is translated as MAGSAALRALAGLAITAVLAAVGFVGTRFAQGAFDEQYRFTVTLGETGQGLISGSDVVARGVIVGEVGEIRLGDDLQAVVELVLEPQYRIPRDAVFAVTGKTLLGEKQVEIRFDGAFDEGEAIADGEVVDDPERVVELQDVLSELDEVLGAIDPTDLAVLVDDGLGAFVGQDAQIA